Proteins from a genomic interval of Heptranchias perlo isolate sHepPer1 chromosome 19, sHepPer1.hap1, whole genome shotgun sequence:
- the gcnt7 gene encoding beta-1,3-galactosyl-O-glycosyl-glycoprotein beta-1,6-N-acetylglucosaminyltransferase 7 isoform X1: MLYQNGATRNDKTQSLLSFHVIVMQGKWKAGISIAAWSVTESYNCNMTKLVAMKWYFISSVLIVVGIIGSIFINISYYVKDPIVQNELNSNNGLECNFSTYKLCPAILNGEEEACRVGDVCQKKRKPETVHIQDPVNCSGIVLEHHFITSSLSQEEASYPLAYIITIHKELEMFVKLLRAIYSPQNVYCIHVDQKSPEDYKRKVKSLADCFDNIFLASKMEYVVYGGFSRLQADINCMKDLVNSKVEWKHVINLCGQDFPIKTNREIIWHIKSKWEGKNITPGIRQPPNMKYRTEYIYKEQTDNGNAQIYRLNQKKTTPPLELSIYFGTAYYALTRKFVQFVLEDARAKALLEWSRDTYSPDEHYWVTLNRLKDAPGATPDVSWEGNTRAVIWAPHVGPSFDGCKGRYVRDICVFGLRDLKWIVQQPDMFANKFELTTYPLTMSCMEQWYRDRVLNQTSATIQPHWYLQD; the protein is encoded by the exons GTAAATGGAAGGCCGGAATCTCAATAGCTGCATGGTCTGTGACAGAGAGTTATAATTGTAATATGACCAAACTTGTTGCAATGAAATGGTACTTCATATCAAGTGTTTTAATAGTTGTGGGCATAATTGGATCCATCTTCATCAACATTTCATATTACGTTAAGGATCCTATTGTGCAAAATGAACTAAACAGCAACAATGGGTTAGAGTGTAATTTCAGTACATACAAGCTCTGTCCTGCTATTTTAAACGGTGAAGAGGAAGCATGCCGTGTTGGAGATGTCTGCCAAAAGAAGAGGAAGCCAGAAACAGTCCACATTCAGGACCCAGTTAACTGCTCCGGAATCGTACTAGAACATCACTTCATAACAAGTTCTCTGTCACAAGAAGAAGCCAGCTATCCCCTGGCTTATATTATCACGATCCACAAAGAGCTTGAAATGTTTGTAAAACTTCTGCGTGCAATTTATAGTCCACAGAATGTTTACTGCATCCATGTTGACCAAAAGTCACCAGAAGATTACAAGAGAAAGGTAAAGAGCTTGGCTGACTGCTTTGATAACATCTTTTTAGCTTCAAAAATGGAATACGTAGTTTATGGTGGATTCTCACGCCTGCAGGCAGACATAAATTGTATGAAAGATCTTGTAAACTCAAAGGTCGAGTGGAAGCATGTCATCAACCTCTGTGGACAGGACTTTCCAATTAAAACCAACAGGGAAATCATTTGGCACATAAAAAGCAAATGGGAGGGCAAGAATATCACACCAGGAATACGACAACCACCGAATATGAAATACAGGACAGAGTACATTTACAAAGAGCAGACAGATAATGGTAACGCCCAAATTTATCGACTTAACCAGAAGAAAACCACACCACCACTGGAGCTCAGTATTTATTTTGGAACTGCATACTACGCACTCACAAGAAAATTTGTGCAATTTGTACTGGAAGATGCACGTGCAAAAGCTCTTCTCGAATGGTCCCGGGATACATACAGCCCCGATGAACATTACTGGGTGACACTGAATCGCTTAAAGG ATGCACCTGGTGCAACCCCAGACGTTTCATGGGAAGGCAACACACGGGCAGTAATATGGGCACCCCACGTAGGACCATCATTTGATGGCTGTAAAG GGCGTTATGTCAGAGATATCTGTGTGTTCGGCCTCAGAGATCTAAAATGGATCGTTCAACAACCAGACATGTTTGCTAATAAGTTTGAACTGACAACGTACCCTCTGACTATGAGCTGCATGGAGCAATGGTACAGGGATCGTGTACTTAATCAAACTTCAGCAACTATACAGCCACACTGGTACCTCCAGGACTAA
- the gcnt7 gene encoding beta-1,3-galactosyl-O-glycosyl-glycoprotein beta-1,6-N-acetylglucosaminyltransferase 7 isoform X2: MLYQNGATRNDKTQSLLSFHVIVMQGKWKAGISIAAWSVTESYNCNMTKLVAMKWYFISSVLIVVGIIGSIFINISYYVKDPIVQNELNSNNGLECNFSTYKLCPAILNGEEEACRVGDVCQKKRKPETVHIQDPVNCSGIVLEHHFITSSLSQEEASYPLAYIITIHKELEMFVKLLRAIYSPQNVYCIHVDQKSPEDYKRKVKSLADCFDNIFLASKMEYVVYGGFSRLQADINCMKDLVNSKVEWKHVINLCGQDFPIKTNREIIWHIKSKWEGKNITPGIRQPPNMKYRTEYIYKEQTDNGNAQIYRLNQKKTTPPLELSIYFGTAYYALTRKFVQFVLEDARAKALLEWSRDTYSPDEHYWVTLNRLKDAPGATPDVSWEGNTRAVIWAPHVGPSFDGCKARSHGKAAQGVMSEISVCSASEI, encoded by the exons GTAAATGGAAGGCCGGAATCTCAATAGCTGCATGGTCTGTGACAGAGAGTTATAATTGTAATATGACCAAACTTGTTGCAATGAAATGGTACTTCATATCAAGTGTTTTAATAGTTGTGGGCATAATTGGATCCATCTTCATCAACATTTCATATTACGTTAAGGATCCTATTGTGCAAAATGAACTAAACAGCAACAATGGGTTAGAGTGTAATTTCAGTACATACAAGCTCTGTCCTGCTATTTTAAACGGTGAAGAGGAAGCATGCCGTGTTGGAGATGTCTGCCAAAAGAAGAGGAAGCCAGAAACAGTCCACATTCAGGACCCAGTTAACTGCTCCGGAATCGTACTAGAACATCACTTCATAACAAGTTCTCTGTCACAAGAAGAAGCCAGCTATCCCCTGGCTTATATTATCACGATCCACAAAGAGCTTGAAATGTTTGTAAAACTTCTGCGTGCAATTTATAGTCCACAGAATGTTTACTGCATCCATGTTGACCAAAAGTCACCAGAAGATTACAAGAGAAAGGTAAAGAGCTTGGCTGACTGCTTTGATAACATCTTTTTAGCTTCAAAAATGGAATACGTAGTTTATGGTGGATTCTCACGCCTGCAGGCAGACATAAATTGTATGAAAGATCTTGTAAACTCAAAGGTCGAGTGGAAGCATGTCATCAACCTCTGTGGACAGGACTTTCCAATTAAAACCAACAGGGAAATCATTTGGCACATAAAAAGCAAATGGGAGGGCAAGAATATCACACCAGGAATACGACAACCACCGAATATGAAATACAGGACAGAGTACATTTACAAAGAGCAGACAGATAATGGTAACGCCCAAATTTATCGACTTAACCAGAAGAAAACCACACCACCACTGGAGCTCAGTATTTATTTTGGAACTGCATACTACGCACTCACAAGAAAATTTGTGCAATTTGTACTGGAAGATGCACGTGCAAAAGCTCTTCTCGAATGGTCCCGGGATACATACAGCCCCGATGAACATTACTGGGTGACACTGAATCGCTTAAAGG ATGCACCTGGTGCAACCCCAGACGTTTCATGGGAAGGCAACACACGGGCAGTAATATGGGCACCCCACGTAGGACCATCATTTGATGGCTGTAAAG cccgaagccatgggaaagctgcccag GGCGTTATGTCAGAGATATCTGTGTGTTCGGCCTCAGAGATCTAA